Proteins from a single region of Chloroherpeton thalassium ATCC 35110:
- a CDS encoding DUF2721 domain-containing protein, whose protein sequence is MDFSHILQSAVTPLVLISGVGLLLLSITNRYSHALDRTRNLNTELKNAPSAKRKENLKKQLDSLYRRCKILKKSIGFVVLSILLSSLIIIIKILESLLFTALDMLNIALLISSMFCIVISSALLFIDVSLSLHALDVELEDSDFKA, encoded by the coding sequence ATGGACTTTAGCCACATTCTGCAATCAGCCGTAACGCCGCTGGTTTTAATTTCCGGCGTTGGACTTCTTCTTCTCAGCATTACAAATCGTTATAGCCATGCGTTGGATAGAACCCGCAACCTAAATACGGAACTAAAAAACGCGCCATCGGCTAAACGAAAAGAAAATTTAAAAAAGCAATTAGACTCGCTTTATCGCCGATGCAAGATTTTGAAAAAGAGCATTGGTTTTGTGGTGCTGAGCATTTTGCTGAGCAGCCTCATTATCATTATCAAAATTTTAGAATCCTTGCTTTTCACCGCGTTGGACATGCTAAATATTGCATTGTTAATTAGCAGCATGTTTTGCATTGTGATATCAAGTGCCTTGCTTTTTATTGATGTTTCGTTGTCGTTGCATGCGCTTGATGTGGAATTGGAAGACTCTGATTTTAAGGCGTGA
- a CDS encoding Rieske (2Fe-2S) protein, which translates to MELKSLNRNIFQRLVGLSATGKPKDGSCWKFENGKLIIELAKAPELSKPFGALRFEENGLQERVLVVKGDDGFFYAFKNHCTHSGRRLDPIPGTETVQCCSVGKSTFDFGGLKKAGAAKADIKTYGTMVKDNRLIVHIK; encoded by the coding sequence ATGGAATTAAAATCACTTAATCGGAATATTTTTCAGCGCTTAGTGGGGCTAAGTGCCACGGGAAAGCCGAAAGATGGCTCATGTTGGAAATTTGAAAACGGAAAGTTAATCATAGAGCTTGCCAAAGCCCCTGAGCTATCCAAGCCTTTCGGCGCACTTCGATTTGAGGAAAACGGTCTGCAGGAAAGAGTTTTAGTGGTTAAAGGAGATGATGGATTTTTCTACGCATTTAAAAATCATTGTACTCATTCCGGTCGTCGCTTAGACCCCATTCCTGGAACAGAGACCGTTCAATGTTGCAGCGTTGGCAAATCGACATTTGATTTTGGTGGATTGAAAAAAGCGGGTGCTGCAAAAGCGGACATTAAAACGTATGGAACAATGGTCAAAGACAATCGTTTGATCGTGCATATCAAGTAA
- a CDS encoding PHP domain-containing protein, whose product MSENWLLCDFHIHTAFSDGALSLEDTIELYAENGFDVICITDHVLNEAELWDSWPQDQHPGVLLKAYYEDYIAALKVAAKKAWEKHELIVIPGIELTNNTQGFHLLGVGVESYMNPGLPIEVLAAEIHKQGGIAVAAHPLRGYLEGTNELMYLWNHREQFKHMIDAWEIGNRNELYHLVGSENLNYVASSDFHDPQHLYSWKTLLKSAKEIDAIKAAVRKNHSVAICLFRGQEERVK is encoded by the coding sequence ATGTCTGAAAACTGGTTGCTCTGTGATTTTCATATTCATACAGCGTTTAGCGATGGGGCGCTTTCTCTTGAGGATACCATCGAATTATATGCCGAAAATGGATTTGATGTTATTTGCATTACGGATCATGTGTTGAATGAAGCTGAGCTTTGGGACTCATGGCCTCAGGATCAGCATCCGGGGGTACTTTTAAAAGCGTATTACGAGGATTACATTGCGGCTCTCAAAGTGGCGGCAAAAAAGGCTTGGGAAAAGCACGAACTGATCGTGATTCCTGGCATCGAGCTAACAAACAACACGCAAGGCTTTCATTTGCTTGGCGTTGGTGTTGAATCTTACATGAATCCAGGATTGCCGATTGAGGTGCTCGCAGCGGAAATTCACAAGCAAGGTGGCATTGCCGTTGCCGCGCATCCGCTTCGTGGTTATTTAGAAGGCACAAATGAACTGATGTACTTGTGGAATCATCGCGAGCAGTTCAAGCACATGATTGATGCGTGGGAAATTGGAAACAGAAATGAGCTATATCATCTGGTTGGTAGCGAGAATTTAAACTATGTGGCCAGCTCCGATTTTCATGACCCTCAGCATTTATATTCATGGAAAACTTTATTGAAAAGCGCTAAGGAGATTGATGCGATAAAAGCCGCCGTGAGAAAAAATCACTCGGTGGCGATTTGTCTTTTTAGGGGACAGGAAGAACGAGTAAAGTAG
- a CDS encoding alpha/beta hydrolase produces the protein MLIENRALSLFHVLREPLQKTGETSPLLLLLHGYGSNEQDLIQLAPDLDDRFLVISPRAPEILGPGMFGWFPIEFHADGITVNPELAMLAQQKLLDFFDELLETYPVDHSKIFVMGFSQGAVMSYLAAFSQPEKVAGIVAMSGQIPPDDFFQTIDTAKLAELPVLTVHGLYDEVLPIEKGRESRKKLESLPVRLTYKEYPMGHQVSVESLNDIDAWLKAILKRRKAWL, from the coding sequence ATGTTAATTGAAAATCGTGCGCTTTCGCTTTTTCATGTCCTTCGTGAGCCGCTTCAAAAAACAGGCGAAACATCCCCACTTCTTTTGCTTTTACATGGTTATGGCAGCAATGAACAAGATTTGATTCAACTTGCGCCGGATTTGGACGATCGATTTTTGGTCATCAGTCCACGCGCGCCAGAAATTTTAGGGCCGGGCATGTTTGGATGGTTTCCGATTGAATTTCACGCTGACGGCATTACCGTCAACCCTGAATTGGCAATGCTTGCGCAACAAAAACTGCTGGATTTTTTTGACGAACTTTTGGAAACGTATCCGGTCGATCATTCAAAAATATTTGTCATGGGATTTAGTCAGGGCGCGGTTATGAGCTATCTTGCCGCTTTTTCACAGCCGGAAAAAGTAGCAGGCATTGTTGCTATGAGCGGACAGATTCCACCGGACGACTTTTTTCAAACGATCGATACGGCCAAACTCGCTGAACTTCCGGTTCTTACGGTGCACGGACTTTACGACGAAGTGCTACCGATAGAAAAAGGCCGTGAAAGTCGCAAAAAACTGGAAAGTTTGCCGGTCAGACTCACTTACAAAGAATATCCAATGGGACATCAAGTTTCAGTAGAAAGCCTGAACGACATAGACGCGTGGTTGAAAGCAATTTTGAAGCGGAGAAAGGCGTGGCTATAA
- a CDS encoding YjbH domain-containing protein has protein sequence MTGLLNIPSADMQPDGTLIFGVSYLDKHHAAVMHSYNRYDVLAYYANLTFLPFLELGFRNSGPINRPGQSFQVDRMVSARVRLLKESEKIPAFVIGGHDIVTSVSKGNQFFGTLYAVATKHFITNEHNVGLTIGYAFDAMPHNQFDGFLAGIAVAPSHIPELALILEHDSNVINLGGQLCLFQHIELLGALQDLKDFSGSFALKIFL, from the coding sequence ATGACGGGATTGCTAAACATTCCGTCTGCTGATATGCAGCCTGATGGCACGCTCATTTTTGGGGTTAGCTATCTTGATAAGCATCATGCAGCGGTGATGCACTCATATAACCGATATGATGTATTGGCGTATTATGCAAATCTTACCTTTTTGCCTTTTCTTGAGTTAGGGTTTCGAAACAGCGGCCCTATAAATCGTCCCGGTCAATCTTTTCAGGTTGACCGGATGGTTTCGGCTCGCGTGAGGCTTCTCAAAGAATCGGAAAAAATCCCCGCTTTTGTCATTGGCGGACACGATATCGTAACATCTGTAAGTAAAGGCAACCAGTTCTTTGGTACTCTTTATGCTGTGGCTACCAAACATTTCATCACAAATGAACACAATGTAGGATTAACCATTGGGTATGCCTTTGATGCCATGCCGCATAACCAGTTTGACGGCTTTTTAGCTGGCATAGCTGTTGCGCCATCTCATATTCCTGAACTTGCGCTCATCCTTGAGCATGATAGCAATGTCATCAATCTTGGTGGGCAGCTTTGCCTTTTTCAGCACATAGAGCTTCTCGGTGCGTTGCAGGATCTGAAAGACTTCTCGGGTAGTTTTGCCTTGAAGATTTTTTTATAG